The genomic interval ACCTTTGGCGCATTGCGGTGCGTATTATTGTGCCATTGGCGGTGATTTTGGCGATGGTGGGGTGGGTGCTAGGATTGGCAAAATGATTACTGTTGATATAGCCTTTGCGCCTGATAGCCAAACACAGTTGCGGTTAACCCTGCAACTTGCTGATGATAGCCGCGTGATTGATGCAGTCAATGCAACAGGCTGGCAACAGCAGTATCCGCAGATTTTTAGCTATAGTGTCGGTGTGTTTTCCCATAAACTAGACTGGCAAAGTGCTATCAACACAGGTGATAGAATCGAAATCTATCGCCCTTTGACCATCGACCCGCAAAACAAACGCAAATTACTATCTAAAAAGTTCAACCGATGAGGGTGTGAGCCGGTATTATTGTGTAGCGCACAAAAAAAGCCAATCACAGCATCACGGCAATGATTGGCTTTTTTAGTCAAAAAAGCTTACTGAGTCACCGCTGGGCGCTCGATACTGGTGACAATACCATTTTGGTCAAAATAAATTTTGGCGTATTGTTGGGCGTTGTGAATCGCTGGCTTGTTGGCGCGTTTGGCGTTAGTACCTGGGGTAAAATCATACAGGTAATCCCAACGTACCGGATTTAGAGTGTCTCTAAAGGTTGGACTACCTAGTATATATAGCACTTGATTGGCATTCATACCTACTTGCACTTGGCTTAATTTGTCTTCATGAATCGGCTTGCCTTGTGGGATATCGATTTTGTACACGCTAAACCATGAGCAACCTGGTAATACGGTGACGCTGCTAATTACGGCAACCAAAGGCAGGACTGCCAGTTTTTTTGATAGTGTTGTGATAGATGTCATTTGTCAAACCGCTTTGAGATGGTGAACGATAAAATTTACGACTTATCATACGTGATTTGGGTTTTTTTGCCTACCTATTGACCGCAAAATTTAAATTATTTTACATACAGTTAATGTTTGAGTGTAAAACGCCGCTGTGGTTTGGTATTTGGCGTTCTGGTGGTTGGTGTACTTTGTCTCTAGTCTGCCTTCGCCCGTTATCTATCAATGGGCGCTTTTGCCAGTGGTGTCACGTTTTTTTACTGTGGGATTTTATCGAATTTGTTATTATAGTCATAATGTTCAGTTTATAAGCGACACCTAATAGGTGCGAGGATTTGTATGTCGTCTTTTACCAACCAAGATTTGCGTCGTGCCGGTTTGAAAGTCACGTTACCGCGTTTGAAAATTTTAGAATTGCTAGAAAAAGCCGAATCCCATCACATGAGCGCGGAAGATGTGTATAAAGCCTTGATGGAGCACGGTGAAGACGTGGGGCTTGCGACTGTTTACCGCGTGTTAACCCAGTTTGAACAAGCGGGGATTGTCGAGCGTCACAATTTTGAAAACAACTTGTCAGTGTTTGAAATCGCCAAAGATGAGCACCATGACCACTTGGTATGCGACCAATGCGGCAAAATCATTGAATTTCACAATGAAGAAATCGAAGCGCTACAAGAAAAAGTCGCCAAAGACTTTGGCTTTACCCTAGCAGGGCACTCGCTGGTACTGTATGGAATTTGTGACAACAAAGATTGCCAAAATTCGATAAAGCGCTAAAACATTGTAATGCATTGATAGGTTAATGCGCTAATGTTTTGCTGCGCTAAAAAAAGCTCAGTCACAAAACTCAATTAAAAAGCGGCTAGATAAATTTTATTTAGCCGCTTTTTTCGTCTGTTTTCAGTCGTCTATTGTCTATTGTTTATTGAACGCTATGATGCGGTTTTAGTTCTGATAGCTTAAAGCCAGCGATTAATAGCGCTGCGCCATACACCACAGCGCCCGCCACGCACAGCGCCAATAGCGCCACAATACGAATACCTTGATGCGCGGTAACGGGGAAAAAATGAATACCAGCGGCAAGTGCCAACCCCATTGCCCCATTTGCGATGGCAAAGATAACCGCTAATCGTCGCCAAGCCGCACCAAACCGATAAATACCTTGGGTATGTAAATAAAAATATAACAGCCCCGCATTGATAAAAGACGCCAGTGTATTGGCAAGTCCTAGCCCGGCATGGGGGGCGATTTGCCACTTTTTAAATAACCCAGCCAGTACTAGGCTTAGCACGACATTGGCAATCACGCTAATCACACCGACTTTGACAGGGGTACGACTGTCATGACGGGCAAAAAAAGCCGGGGCAAATATTTTAATCAGCATAAATGCCAAAATCCCACCCGACAAGCACTGTAGCGCAAGCCCACTCATCATGGCATCTTGCCGCACAAACTCCCCATGTTCAAACAGGGATATCATAAGCACATTACTAATCATGCCAAGCGCGATGGATGCAGGTACGCCGACCAACACCGTCAGCCGCGTCGCCCAATCTAGGGTGTGTCCAAATTGTTGATGGTTGTCGCTTGCGATACTTTTGGATAGACTGGGCAAAATCACCGTGCCAATCGCCACCCCAATCAGCCCTAACGGCAGCTCGCTCATCCGCTCTGCGGTATACAGCCAAGAGACCGAGCCATCGACCATGGTTGAAGCCAGTACCGTGTTGACCAGCATATTGATTTGGGTGACCGATACCCCAAACAGCGCA from Moraxella osloensis carries:
- a CDS encoding RnfH family protein — encoded protein: MITVDIAFAPDSQTQLRLTLQLADDSRVIDAVNATGWQQQYPQIFSYSVGVFSHKLDWQSAINTGDRIEIYRPLTIDPQNKRKLLSKKFNR
- a CDS encoding outer membrane protein assembly factor BamE — protein: MTSITTLSKKLAVLPLVAVISSVTVLPGCSWFSVYKIDIPQGKPIHEDKLSQVQVGMNANQVLYILGSPTFRDTLNPVRWDYLYDFTPGTNAKRANKPAIHNAQQYAKIYFDQNGIVTSIERPAVTQ
- the fur gene encoding ferric iron uptake transcriptional regulator, yielding MSSFTNQDLRRAGLKVTLPRLKILELLEKAESHHMSAEDVYKALMEHGEDVGLATVYRVLTQFEQAGIVERHNFENNLSVFEIAKDEHHDHLVCDQCGKIIEFHNEEIEALQEKVAKDFGFTLAGHSLVLYGICDNKDCQNSIKR
- the murJ gene encoding murein biosynthesis integral membrane protein MurJ gives rise to the protein MSHKLVKSTAIVSFFTMLSRILGMIRDMVLMSVFGTGGMMDAFLVAFKLPNFLRRLFAEGAFAQAFVPVLSDYQHQAQNNDMTDSKKALLGIQILISRVAGTLLLILSGLTAVIVIFAPAVIAVFAVGYLHEPSKFTTAVELLRITFPYLLFIAMTAFASSILQSVGRFALPAFAPVILNVCMIVGAIWVAPLLVKPILAVGYAVAVAGLLQLLIQLPQLHSHQLLVMPKVSFRHPGVRRILKLMLPALFGVSVTQINMLVNTVLASTMVDGSVSWLYTAERMSELPLGLIGVAIGTVILPSLSKSIASDNHQQFGHTLDWATRLTVLVGVPASIALGMISNVLMISLFEHGEFVRQDAMMSGLALQCLSGGILAFMLIKIFAPAFFARHDSRTPVKVGVISVIANVVLSLVLAGLFKKWQIAPHAGLGLANTLASFINAGLLYFYLHTQGIYRFGAAWRRLAVIFAIANGAMGLALAAGIHFFPVTAHQGIRIVALLALCVAGAVVYGAALLIAGFKLSELKPHHSVQ